Proteins encoded by one window of Marixanthomonas sp. SCSIO 43207:
- a CDS encoding cellulose synthase family protein, producing MILDISIVIIYSVALLLIFLYALAQLNLFVNYLKAKKANKTAPVFDFSNSEEIPFVTIQLPVYNELYVMERLLNNIAKIDYPSDKLEIQVLDDSTDESFQKTAAHIETLRASGLDILHIHRKERIGFKAGALKEGLKTAKGEFIAIFDADFLPKKDWLQQTIPFFKDEKIGVVQTRWGHINRDYSLLTKIQAFALDFHFVLEQVGRNFGNHFINFNGTAGVWRKSCIIDAGNWEGDTLTEDLDLSYRAQLKKWKFKYLEDVETPAELPVVISAAKSQQFRWNKGAAENFQKLYVKLLKDPSVSFKTKFHSFFHLLNSSMFLLILTVAVLSVPMLYIKAAHPEWAVVFYILAGFAFSTVIFFMCYWLTYSKIHGGGFKNFLKYIGMFFTFFSVAMGFSVHNSIAVLEGHFGKKSDFIRTPKFNISTLKESWKGNKYLTKNVSGNTIIEGILMLYFAFGMYSAFVVGKEDGDFGLFPFHLMLFIGFGFVFFKSLLSRT from the coding sequence ATGATACTGGATATAAGCATTGTTATAATTTATTCTGTAGCATTACTGCTCATTTTTTTATATGCTTTGGCACAGCTCAACCTTTTTGTTAATTACTTAAAAGCAAAGAAGGCTAATAAAACAGCGCCGGTTTTTGATTTTTCAAATTCTGAAGAAATTCCTTTTGTAACCATTCAACTTCCCGTTTATAATGAGTTGTATGTAATGGAGCGCCTTTTAAATAATATTGCAAAAATTGACTATCCAAGTGATAAGCTTGAAATACAAGTGCTTGACGATTCTACAGACGAATCTTTTCAAAAAACAGCTGCTCATATTGAAACATTAAGAGCTTCGGGGCTAGACATACTTCACATTCACCGAAAAGAACGAATTGGTTTTAAGGCAGGTGCTTTGAAAGAGGGTTTAAAAACTGCCAAAGGAGAATTTATTGCCATTTTTGATGCAGATTTCCTTCCGAAAAAAGATTGGTTACAACAAACAATACCCTTTTTTAAAGATGAAAAAATAGGAGTCGTTCAAACGCGTTGGGGGCACATAAATAGAGATTATTCTTTGTTGACCAAAATACAAGCCTTTGCACTAGATTTTCACTTTGTACTAGAACAAGTTGGTCGCAATTTTGGCAATCACTTTATCAACTTCAATGGTACTGCGGGTGTGTGGCGCAAAAGCTGTATCATCGATGCAGGAAACTGGGAAGGCGATACACTTACCGAAGACTTAGATTTGAGTTACCGCGCCCAACTCAAAAAATGGAAGTTTAAATATTTGGAAGATGTAGAAACCCCAGCCGAATTGCCTGTGGTGATAAGCGCAGCGAAGTCGCAACAATTTAGATGGAATAAAGGCGCTGCTGAAAATTTCCAAAAACTTTATGTAAAGCTTTTAAAAGATCCCTCTGTGTCATTTAAAACAAAATTTCACAGTTTTTTTCATTTGCTCAACAGTAGCATGTTTTTATTAATATTGACAGTTGCTGTTTTAAGTGTGCCGATGCTTTATATTAAAGCTGCACATCCAGAATGGGCAGTGGTGTTTTATATACTAGCCGGGTTTGCCTTTAGTACGGTTATCTTTTTTATGTGTTATTGGCTTACATACTCAAAGATACACGGCGGTGGATTTAAAAATTTTCTGAAATATATTGGAATGTTCTTTACATTTTTTTCTGTGGCGATGGGCTTTTCAGTGCATAATTCTATTGCGGTACTAGAAGGGCATTTTGGTAAGAAAAGTGACTTTATACGAACTCCAAAATTTAATATTTCAACATTAAAAGAAAGTTGGAAAGGCAATAAATACTTAACCAAAAATGTATCAGGTAATACTATTATTGAAGGTATTTTAATGCTCTATTTCGCCTTTGGAATGTATAGTGCTTTTGTGGTAGGAAAAGAAGATGGCGATTTTGGTTTATTTCCGTTTCACTTGATGCTTTTTATAGGTTTTGGCTTTGTATTTTTTAAGAGCTTGTTGAGTAGAACCTAA
- a CDS encoding AraC family transcriptional regulator, producing MNHSLARHRETRKLFTLVENRTTYNAEYSELNIFETHKVAERVSLTFDFPVIASMLTGKKIMHLENLPAFDFLPGESVVMPADKEMVIDFPIATKNSPTQCLALGIDPEKISEVALKFNQHVQIENENNKWNLEEGMASHLTNQTEVNYLIDRLVNTFTQNSTSKDVLLDLMIQELIVRLLQTKAKYTILNDHLEIFSDTRIGSVVKYIKENLTDKSISIDKLAEKAYMSTSNFHKKFKNTLGISPIDFMNSEKIKFAKKLMKKNRNMLISEIAFKSGFNNVSYFNRQFKKLELMTPQQFRQSFS from the coding sequence ATGAATCATTCCTTAGCCAGGCATAGAGAAACCCGAAAGCTTTTCACTCTTGTTGAAAACAGAACCACCTATAATGCAGAGTATTCTGAGTTAAATATTTTTGAAACCCATAAAGTTGCAGAACGTGTTTCGCTTACCTTTGACTTTCCGGTTATTGCGAGTATGCTTACAGGAAAAAAAATAATGCACCTTGAAAATTTGCCAGCGTTTGATTTTCTTCCAGGCGAATCTGTAGTAATGCCTGCTGATAAAGAAATGGTTATAGATTTTCCTATTGCTACCAAAAACAGCCCTACACAATGTTTGGCCCTAGGTATTGATCCAGAAAAAATAAGTGAAGTTGCTTTAAAATTTAATCAACACGTACAAATTGAAAATGAAAATAATAAATGGAATCTTGAAGAAGGGATGGCTTCTCACCTTACCAATCAAACTGAGGTGAATTACTTGATTGATCGATTGGTTAATACATTTACCCAAAACTCTACTTCAAAAGATGTTTTGCTTGATTTAATGATTCAAGAGTTAATTGTACGACTGCTTCAAACTAAAGCAAAATATACCATTTTAAATGATCATCTAGAGATATTTAGCGATACACGTATAGGCTCAGTAGTAAAGTATATTAAAGAAAACTTAACCGATAAAAGTATAAGCATAGACAAGCTCGCAGAAAAAGCATACATGAGTACGTCTAATTTTCATAAAAAGTTTAAAAACACCTTAGGTATCTCACCTATTGATTTTATGAATTCTGAAAAAATAAAATTTGCAAAAAAGTTGATGAAGAAAAACCGAAATATGCTTATTTCAGAAATAGCGTTTAAATCGGGTTTTAACAATGTAAGTTACTTTAACCGTCAATTTAAAAAACTTGAATTAATGACGCCACAACAGTTTAGACAATCGTTTTCTTGA
- a CDS encoding aldehyde dehydrogenase family protein has translation MSDIKTEKGKAIQRPNFKDTYDNFIGGKWVKPVKGDYFESISPVDGDSFTKVARSTKEDVDKALDAAWEAAKTWNKTSATERSNVLLKIADIIEENIETLARAETWDNGKPIRETTNADLPLAVDHFRYFAGVIRAEEGGASELDQNTVSLNIWEPLGVVGQIIPWNFPILMAAWKLAPALAAGNCVVLKPAEQTPVGIMILAELIQDVIPAGVLNIINGFGLEAGKPLASSSRINKIAFTGETTTGQMIMQYASKNIIPVTLELGGKSPNIFFKSVMDADDAFLDKAIEGAVLFAFNQGEVCTCPSRILVEESIFDEFMERVVERTKAIKIGHPLDPETMMGAQASNDQYEKILNYINIGKEEGCEVLSGGDAAYNEGLEGGYYIQPTIFKGNNKMRVFQEEIFGPVVCVTSFKNEDEAIEIANDTLYGLGAGVWTRDMHQAYQISREVKAGRVWVNNYHAYPAHAPFGGYKKSGIGRENHKMMLDHYRQTKNMLISYDKNKLGFF, from the coding sequence ATGAGCGATATTAAAACGGAAAAAGGAAAAGCTATACAACGACCAAATTTTAAAGACACTTATGATAATTTCATAGGCGGAAAATGGGTAAAACCGGTTAAAGGTGACTATTTTGAAAGTATATCACCGGTTGATGGTGATTCTTTTACAAAAGTAGCACGATCTACCAAAGAAGATGTTGATAAAGCTTTGGATGCCGCTTGGGAAGCAGCTAAAACTTGGAACAAAACGTCAGCCACTGAACGAAGCAATGTATTATTAAAAATTGCCGATATTATAGAAGAAAACATAGAAACATTGGCGCGTGCCGAAACTTGGGATAATGGGAAACCTATTAGAGAAACTACCAATGCAGATTTACCTTTGGCTGTTGATCATTTTAGATATTTTGCAGGTGTAATACGTGCAGAGGAAGGTGGTGCTAGCGAATTAGATCAAAACACTGTATCATTAAATATTTGGGAACCGCTTGGTGTTGTAGGACAAATTATCCCTTGGAATTTTCCCATACTCATGGCTGCCTGGAAGCTAGCTCCTGCTCTGGCTGCCGGAAATTGTGTGGTTTTAAAACCCGCCGAACAAACGCCTGTAGGGATAATGATTTTGGCAGAATTAATTCAAGATGTAATTCCTGCCGGTGTTTTAAACATAATCAATGGTTTTGGTCTTGAAGCCGGTAAACCCTTAGCGTCGAGCTCACGTATTAATAAAATTGCTTTTACGGGTGAAACTACCACAGGTCAAATGATTATGCAGTATGCTTCCAAAAACATAATCCCTGTTACGCTAGAGCTAGGCGGAAAATCACCAAATATTTTCTTTAAAAGTGTGATGGATGCAGATGATGCGTTTTTAGACAAGGCAATTGAAGGAGCTGTTCTTTTTGCTTTCAATCAAGGTGAAGTATGTACTTGTCCTTCCCGAATTTTAGTTGAAGAAAGTATTTTTGATGAATTTATGGAGCGAGTAGTAGAACGTACCAAAGCGATTAAAATTGGGCATCCGCTTGATCCTGAAACTATGATGGGAGCACAAGCTTCAAATGATCAATATGAAAAAATATTGAATTATATAAACATAGGAAAAGAAGAAGGATGTGAAGTACTTTCAGGTGGTGATGCAGCTTATAATGAAGGCCTAGAAGGTGGTTATTACATTCAGCCAACAATCTTTAAAGGAAACAACAAAATGAGAGTATTTCAAGAAGAAATATTTGGCCCCGTTGTGTGTGTAACTAGCTTTAAAAATGAAGACGAAGCTATTGAAATAGCAAATGATACTTTATATGGTCTAGGCGCAGGTGTATGGACACGTGATATGCATCAAGCGTATCAAATTTCTAGAGAGGTAAAAGCGGGTAGAGTATGGGTGAACAATTATCACGCTTATCCGGCTCACGCACCATTTGGCGGGTATAAAAAATCTGGAATTGGACGTGAAAACCATAAAATGATGCTCGATCATTATAGACAAACTAAAAACATGCTTATTTCATATGATAAGAATAAGTTAGGTTTCTTTTAA
- a CDS encoding DUF779 domain-containing protein, which translates to MQNTRVAITDEAKKIVEQMKEQHGKLIFHQSGGCCDGSSPMLISKDDFYLDESDILLGEVAGVSFYMNQDQYEYWKHTHLTVDITKGRGSSFSVEIPLGIRFVIKSRLLTEAENEHFRKIEASKNEFLP; encoded by the coding sequence ATGCAAAATACCAGAGTAGCAATTACAGATGAGGCAAAGAAAATTGTAGAACAGATGAAAGAGCAACACGGCAAACTTATCTTTCATCAAAGTGGAGGTTGTTGTGATGGTTCGTCACCAATGTTAATTTCAAAAGATGATTTTTATTTAGATGAAAGTGATATTCTATTGGGTGAAGTTGCTGGAGTATCATTTTATATGAATCAAGACCAATACGAATACTGGAAACACACACATTTAACTGTGGATATTACCAAGGGTCGTGGCTCAAGTTTTTCAGTAGAAATTCCTTTAGGTATTCGGTTTGTAATAAAATCAAGATTATTAACAGAAGCCGAAAATGAACATTTCAGAAAAATAGAAGCTAGTAAAAATGAATTTTTACCTTAA
- a CDS encoding M20/M25/M40 family metallo-hydrolase, which yields MRLFVTVFLAVILLSCKEEKTTPVSMKEDVSILADDTFNGRRTGTEGEKKAAEYIKKRFTSIGLQPRGYEGNYTQTFSFRSSSDPHKETEFTSISDSTTTGTNVVGYIDNKAENTVIIGAHYDHLGMGGEGSLYREGEAIHNGADDNASGVAILLKLAEHLQAKQSKDSLQNNNYLFIAFSGEEEGLLGSNYFVKNPTIDTKKVSYMINMDMVGRLNEEKTLAVHGVGSSPVFKQTLFANNDANLNIVEHESGVGPSDHTSFYLADIPVLHFFTGQHEDYHKPGDDAEKLNYEGMKMVFDYIFNIISDLDDNGKLAFKKTKNESEVVPDFKVTLGVVPDYLFDGEGMRIDGVSEDRPAQKAGLQKGDVVKKMGEHEITDMMSYMESLSKFEKGQTATVTIERDGKLIEAEVTF from the coding sequence ATGAGACTATTTGTAACAGTTTTTTTAGCGGTAATATTACTTTCTTGTAAAGAAGAAAAAACAACCCCTGTTTCAATGAAAGAAGATGTATCTATTCTAGCCGATGATACTTTTAACGGTCGTAGAACGGGTACTGAAGGTGAAAAAAAAGCTGCAGAATATATAAAAAAACGCTTTACTAGTATTGGGTTACAGCCTAGAGGGTATGAAGGTAATTACACACAAACCTTTAGTTTTCGATCTAGTAGCGATCCCCACAAAGAAACAGAATTTACCAGCATTTCTGATAGTACCACAACAGGAACCAATGTTGTTGGTTATATTGATAATAAAGCAGAAAATACTGTAATTATTGGCGCTCATTATGATCACTTAGGAATGGGCGGTGAAGGGTCTTTATATCGTGAAGGTGAAGCTATTCATAATGGAGCTGATGATAACGCTAGTGGTGTAGCCATTTTATTAAAACTCGCTGAACACTTGCAAGCTAAGCAAAGCAAGGACAGTTTACAAAACAATAATTACTTGTTTATTGCTTTTTCAGGAGAAGAAGAAGGGTTGTTAGGCTCCAATTATTTTGTAAAAAATCCAACCATCGACACCAAAAAAGTAAGTTATATGATCAATATGGACATGGTAGGAAGGCTTAATGAAGAAAAAACTTTAGCTGTTCACGGCGTAGGTAGTTCGCCTGTTTTTAAGCAAACACTTTTTGCAAATAATGATGCTAATTTAAACATAGTAGAGCATGAAAGCGGCGTGGGACCAAGCGATCACACTTCGTTTTATTTGGCAGATATTCCGGTGCTTCACTTTTTTACGGGACAACACGAAGATTATCACAAACCGGGCGACGATGCAGAAAAACTGAACTATGAAGGTATGAAAATGGTATTTGACTATATTTTTAATATCATTTCAGATCTGGATGACAACGGTAAACTAGCCTTTAAAAAAACCAAAAACGAAAGCGAAGTAGTACCCGACTTTAAAGTAACCCTTGGTGTAGTACCCGATTATTTATTTGACGGTGAAGGCATGCGTATTGATGGTGTAAGTGAAGACCGCCCTGCACAAAAAGCAGGCTTGCAAAAAGGTGATGTTGTTAAAAAAATGGGGGAACATGAAATAACTGATATGATGAGTTATATGGAGTCACTTTCAAAATTTGAAAAAGGACAAACCGCTACAGTAACAATTGAAAGAGATGGAAAGTTGATTGAAGCTGAAGTGACTTTTTAA
- a CDS encoding glycosyltransferase 87 family protein gives MLYFLKLYKIPLLFAVISVALYISFGYDLQRSDVAKLFPLYGALFFLAHKLIQVTKGNFWILFVFGIVFRMVFLLAIPNLSQDFYRFIWDGRLFLQGINPYLFTPEMYEKGLLPNINVNQAKELIAGMGALNASHFSNYPPVNQLFFSIAALFSKNSILGSVIVLRIIMILADVGIFYFGRKLLKSLNLNPHTIFWYFINPFIIIELTGNLHFEAVMLFFLLWALYLFSKGRWIWAAVLIGISVSVKLLPLLFLPLFFNYFLKNKKDKNDSLPNSTSLGIKKLILFYTVCLLTVVVTFLPFFSSEFLQNFTTTIGLWFQNFEFNASIYYIIRWIGFQTVGWNIIATVGKILPLLVITFILILTFFRSNETLPKLITAMLFGVSFYFLLSTTVHPWYVATPLLLCLFTNYRFPVVWSALIVLSYSAYGVDGFDENPILIAVEYAVVIGFALWELFIKNKSKPKIQVEKK, from the coding sequence ATGTTATATTTTTTAAAACTGTATAAAATACCATTACTTTTTGCAGTAATAAGTGTGGCTTTATATATCAGTTTTGGGTATGACTTGCAGCGAAGCGATGTTGCAAAACTATTTCCGCTATATGGAGCGTTATTTTTTTTAGCTCACAAACTTATTCAAGTTACCAAAGGTAATTTTTGGATTCTTTTTGTATTCGGAATTGTTTTTCGGATGGTTTTTTTACTTGCTATACCTAATTTGTCTCAAGATTTTTATCGATTTATTTGGGACGGTAGGTTGTTTTTGCAAGGCATTAACCCGTATCTGTTTACACCCGAAATGTATGAAAAGGGATTGTTGCCAAACATTAATGTAAATCAAGCCAAAGAACTCATAGCCGGAATGGGAGCACTTAATGCTAGTCATTTCAGTAATTATCCACCGGTAAATCAGTTGTTTTTTTCAATAGCAGCACTATTTTCAAAAAATAGCATACTAGGTTCTGTAATAGTACTACGCATTATTATGATTCTTGCCGATGTTGGTATTTTTTACTTCGGAAGAAAATTATTAAAATCACTCAACTTAAACCCACATACCATTTTTTGGTATTTTATCAATCCATTTATCATTATTGAGCTTACCGGAAATTTACATTTTGAAGCTGTAATGTTGTTTTTCTTACTATGGGCATTGTATTTATTTTCTAAAGGGAGATGGATTTGGGCGGCTGTTTTAATTGGCATTTCCGTTTCAGTTAAACTATTACCATTGTTATTTTTACCGCTATTTTTCAACTACTTTTTGAAAAATAAGAAAGATAAAAATGATTCTTTACCTAATTCCACTTCACTAGGAATAAAGAAACTGATTCTGTTTTATACAGTTTGTTTACTAACGGTTGTTGTAACTTTCTTGCCGTTTTTTTCTTCAGAATTTCTTCAGAATTTCACAACAACTATTGGATTATGGTTTCAAAATTTTGAATTTAATGCTAGTATTTATTACATCATTAGATGGATTGGTTTTCAAACTGTTGGCTGGAATATTATAGCTACGGTTGGTAAGATTTTGCCTCTACTTGTCATTACTTTTATATTGATACTTACCTTCTTCCGAAGCAATGAAACTCTACCTAAATTAATCACTGCGATGCTCTTTGGAGTTTCATTTTACTTCTTGCTTTCTACTACGGTACATCCTTGGTATGTTGCCACGCCATTATTACTTTGTTTGTTTACAAACTATAGATTTCCGGTTGTGTGGAGTGCTTTAATTGTATTGAGTTATAGCGCGTATGGCGTTGACGGATTTGACGAAAATCCAATTCTTATTGCGGTAGAATACGCTGTGGTTATTGGTTTTGCTCTGTGGGAATTGTTTATAAAAAACAAGTCAAAGCCTAAAATTCAAGTTGAAAAGAAGTAA
- a CDS encoding DUF5694 domain-containing protein: MLLSCNTKNKPEELNTESQTEQKNDKIQVLNFGTFHFGYTPDANKTEFDEHSEKAQKEIREISKMLAAFKPTIICIENLPKYNDTINKAYQEFLSNPSELNTTYGESSMIGFDVGRLSNVSTIYGIDNHMGYNYSVGDFIENSPDYKNAIDSKTYLQLTNNPFADYPEIAAREANYDNLSLLEKLKLINEPLHLDYSINTNADKLLYVGIDDGFEGADNAAIFYHRNMKIYSNLNRIPMTTQDRVLIIMGTAHTAFLREFIKRSPKFEMVNTLNYLK; the protein is encoded by the coding sequence GTGCTTTTGAGCTGTAACACAAAAAATAAACCGGAAGAATTAAATACTGAAAGCCAAACTGAACAAAAAAATGATAAGATACAAGTGCTCAACTTTGGAACGTTTCACTTTGGCTATACTCCTGATGCTAATAAGACAGAGTTTGATGAGCACAGTGAAAAGGCACAAAAAGAAATTAGAGAAATTTCAAAAATGCTAGCAGCGTTTAAACCCACCATAATCTGCATTGAAAACTTACCAAAATATAACGATACAATTAATAAAGCCTATCAAGAGTTTTTAAGCAACCCATCTGAATTAAACACCACTTATGGTGAAAGCAGTATGATAGGTTTTGATGTAGGCAGATTAAGTAATGTAAGCACTATCTACGGGATAGATAACCACATGGGATACAATTATAGCGTTGGTGATTTTATTGAAAATAGCCCAGACTATAAGAACGCTATCGACTCAAAAACGTATTTACAACTCACAAATAATCCTTTTGCAGACTATCCAGAAATTGCTGCCCGAGAAGCCAACTATGACAACTTATCTTTACTTGAAAAACTAAAACTAATTAATGAACCCCTACACCTTGACTATTCTATAAACACCAATGCAGACAAACTTCTTTATGTAGGAATCGATGATGGGTTTGAAGGTGCAGATAATGCTGCCATCTTTTACCATAGAAATATGAAAATATACTCCAACCTCAACCGAATACCCATGACAACTCAAGACAGGGTTTTAATTATAATGGGGACCGCTCACACTGCTTTCTTGAGAGAATTTATAAAACGAAGCCCAAAGTTTGAAATGGTAAATACTTTAAACTATTTGAAATAA
- a CDS encoding serine hydrolase: protein MEIKSITILFIVLFSFSIYAQDMAEYTSGWEGKIENSKTFNLKVEIENLRLKTARFKISNNKRIIDFAFDSKSTSILEIPFAENYSFKGQLSENDKEINGFIKSGMLLYHLKLKRLTNNTYTGIWNLLMVDELKSDNFYLSVENGEGNDFQAYPIFGDNRFTGTWCDNFQKENDLISFTDFKTGLQFKGKLMTDKIQLGIYLGKYEITQVVLNKSTTDWQIGKFKSDNNTSIIELSEMEKLILNDSLPNTHSVLISKKGEVVYENYFDGYNANIPHDMKSASKSISSAIVGIAKDKSLFPSIKQSIFDFLPKKYQTHKDSLKTKIDIQSLLTMSSGLDADDYTRERNSSASENNYQPTKDWAETVLKAPMINNPNTEANYGSANPYLLGIAIDSIVSEPLALFMDKYLFQELEISNYIIQTDLKGIPYFGGGMYLTPRDMLKFGELYLNKGKWKSERVLSKKWVKDSFKNYHNLENVPDKNGYGYLWWHNTYQVNGKNIKTVEARGAGGQYIFVIPCLKTVVVITSGNYRNGKTQQPELIFEKYILPYLKN, encoded by the coding sequence ATGGAAATTAAAAGTATAACTATATTGTTTATTGTTCTTTTTTCATTTTCAATCTACGCTCAAGATATGGCAGAATATACGAGTGGTTGGGAAGGTAAAATTGAAAATTCAAAAACATTCAATCTAAAAGTTGAAATAGAAAATTTAAGACTTAAAACTGCCAGATTCAAAATTTCGAATAACAAACGTATCATCGACTTTGCCTTTGATTCAAAAAGTACTTCAATACTAGAAATACCTTTTGCTGAAAATTATTCTTTTAAAGGTCAATTATCCGAAAATGATAAAGAAATCAATGGATTTATTAAGTCTGGAATGCTTCTATATCACTTAAAACTCAAAAGATTAACAAATAACACCTATACTGGAATTTGGAATCTATTAATGGTAGATGAATTAAAATCAGATAATTTTTATTTAAGTGTTGAAAATGGAGAAGGAAATGATTTTCAAGCCTATCCAATTTTTGGTGATAATCGATTTACAGGAACTTGGTGCGACAATTTTCAGAAAGAAAATGATTTGATTTCGTTTACTGATTTTAAAACTGGATTGCAGTTTAAAGGAAAATTAATGACGGATAAAATTCAATTAGGCATCTATTTGGGCAAATATGAAATTACACAAGTAGTATTAAACAAGTCAACAACCGATTGGCAAATTGGTAAATTCAAAAGTGACAATAATACCTCTATCATTGAACTTTCCGAAATGGAAAAGCTTATTTTAAATGATTCATTACCCAACACGCATTCTGTTTTAATTTCAAAAAAAGGAGAAGTAGTTTACGAAAATTATTTTGATGGCTACAATGCAAATATCCCACACGATATGAAATCAGCATCAAAAAGTATTTCTTCAGCTATTGTGGGAATTGCAAAAGATAAATCTTTATTTCCAAGCATTAAGCAATCCATTTTTGATTTTTTACCTAAAAAATACCAAACACATAAAGACAGTTTAAAAACTAAAATTGATATTCAGAGTCTTTTAACAATGAGTTCAGGATTAGATGCAGACGATTATACAAGAGAAAGAAACTCATCTGCATCAGAGAACAATTACCAACCCACTAAAGATTGGGCAGAAACCGTTTTGAAAGCCCCAATGATAAACAATCCAAACACAGAGGCTAATTATGGTTCAGCTAATCCATATTTACTTGGTATTGCAATAGATTCAATTGTTTCTGAACCGTTAGCATTGTTTATGGACAAATACCTATTTCAAGAACTTGAAATATCAAATTATATCATTCAAACAGATTTAAAAGGCATTCCATATTTTGGTGGGGGAATGTACTTAACACCAAGAGATATGTTGAAATTTGGTGAGTTATATCTGAATAAAGGAAAATGGAAATCTGAACGTGTATTATCTAAAAAATGGGTTAAAGATTCATTTAAGAATTATCATAATTTAGAGAATGTACCTGATAAAAACGGATATGGTTATTTATGGTGGCACAACACGTATCAAGTTAACGGAAAGAATATAAAAACTGTTGAAGCTAGAGGAGCTGGCGGTCAATATATTTTTGTAATTCCTTGTTTAAAAACAGTTGTTGTAATTACATCTGGAAATTATAGAAATGGAAAAACACAACAACCTGAATTGATTTTTGAAAAATATATTTTACCTTACCTTAAAAATTGA
- a CDS encoding AraC family transcriptional regulator, with the protein MNKLKTGEFYGVHYKKSAFDNLIITDTEYTHSKVDWHYHQNPYFTYLLQGKLFESNKKDSYYLEPGNLLFHNWQDAHYNIKPPEFTRGFHIELNEKWFSTFNIQITDFEGSINLKNPIIKNLMNHIFFDTKINDQYSSLSIESNLIDIFNTIKESKKENSEKPIWVNKLKELLIEEKMDYSLKSLSSKLGIHPVHLSREFNRYFGTSLGNYIRLIKLNRAFNLITSKRFSMTEICYQCGFYDQSHFISNFKRIYHATPTEFLRKIG; encoded by the coding sequence ATGAACAAACTAAAAACTGGAGAATTTTACGGAGTACATTACAAAAAATCAGCTTTTGACAACCTAATAATTACTGACACAGAATATACTCACAGTAAAGTAGATTGGCATTATCACCAAAATCCGTATTTCACGTATTTACTTCAAGGCAAATTATTTGAATCTAATAAAAAAGACTCCTACTATTTAGAACCAGGGAATTTATTATTCCATAATTGGCAAGATGCACATTACAATATAAAGCCACCTGAATTTACAAGAGGTTTTCATATTGAATTAAATGAGAAATGGTTTTCGACTTTTAATATTCAAATAACAGATTTTGAAGGAAGTATCAATTTAAAGAATCCAATAATAAAGAACTTAATGAATCATATATTTTTTGATACTAAAATTAACGACCAGTATTCAAGTTTAAGTATTGAGAGTAATTTGATTGATATATTTAATACAATAAAAGAGTCAAAAAAAGAAAATTCAGAAAAGCCAATTTGGGTAAACAAACTAAAAGAGTTATTGATTGAGGAAAAAATGGATTACTCTTTAAAAAGTTTAAGTTCAAAATTAGGAATTCATCCAGTTCATTTGTCAAGAGAGTTCAACCGATATTTTGGAACAAGTCTTGGCAATTACATCAGACTAATAAAACTGAATAGAGCATTTAATTTGATTACGTCTAAAAGATTTTCAATGACAGAAATTTGTTATCAATGTGGTTTCTATGACCAGAGTCATTTTATTTCAAACTTCAAACGAATATATCACGCAACGCCAACTGAATTCTTAAGAAAAATTGGCTAA